In Embleya scabrispora, the DNA window CGATGCGCGAACTGGCGCGCGACGCGGGGTTGGCGGCGTACGAGATCCCGCACGACGTGATCCTCGAACCCGAGCCGTTCACGGTGGCCAACGGGCTGCTGTCGGGGATCGGCAAGCCGCTGCGCCCCGCCCTCCTCGCCCGCTACGGCGCCCGCCTGGAACGGTTGTACGCGGACATCGCGGCGGGCCGGGCCGGTCGCTTCGCCGCGCTGCGGGACGCCGGGCCGCACGCGGCGCCCCTGGACGCGGTCCTGGCCGCGGTACAGGTCACCCTCGGGCATCCCGCGTCGGCTCTGCGTCCGGACGCCGGATTCGCCGAGTTGGGCGGGGACTCCCTGTCCGCGCACACCTTCGCGACCGTGCTGGAGCAGATCTTCGACGTGGAGGTCCCGGTACAGCTCGTCCTCGGCCCCACCGCGACCCTGACCCGCATCGCGGACCATCTCGGCGCGGCCCGGGAACCGCATCCGGCCCGGCCCACCTTCGCCTCGATCCACGGCCGCGACGCGGTCGAGGTGCGCGCGGACGAGCTGAGCCCGGAGCGGTTCATGGACGCGGGACTGCTTCGCCGCCCCGCGAGCCGGCCGGCCGCGGCGCCGGCCGGAACCGTCCTGCTCACCGGCGCGACCGGCTACCTGGGCGCGTTCCTGGCCGTCGAGTGGCTGCGACGGATGGCCGACACCGGCGGCCGGCTGATCTGTCCGACCCGCGCGGAGGACGATGCGGCGGCCCGGGAGCGGGTGGTCCGCTGCCTGCGCGCCGCGTCGGCGGATCGGCCGGGCTGGTTCGACGCGGTCGCCGCCCGGCATCTGGAGGTCCCGGCCGCCGACGTGTCCGCGCCGCGCCTGGGCCTGGACGCGTCGACCTGGCGGCGGCTGGCCGCCGAGACCGATCGCATCGTGCACGCCGCGGCCCTGGTCAACCACGTGCTTCCGTACGGCCGGTTGTTCGGCCCGAACGTGGTCGGCACCGCGGAGCTGATCGAACTCGCGCTCACCGGCCCGGCGAAGCCGTTCACCTTCGTGTCCACCATCGCCGCCGCACTGGAGCCCGACGGATCGGTACTCGACGAGACGGTCGACGTGCGCACCGCGGCACCGGTCCGCCGGCTGGACGGGTCCGACGCGAACGGATACGCCACCGGCAAGTGGGCCGGCGAGGTGCTCCTGCGCGCCGCGCATGAGCGAACGGGCCTGCCGGTGACGGTATTTCGGCCGGACATGATCCTGGCCCACCGTCGACTGCCGGGCGTGGTCAACCTGCCCGACCGCTTCACCCGGCTGATCCTCAGCGTGGTGGCCACCGGCATGGCGCCGCTCTCGTTCCACCACCTCGACGCGGACGGGCGGCGGCGCCGGGCGCACTACAGCGGCCTGCCCGTCGACTTCACCGCGGCGGCGATCACCGCGCTCGGCGCCGACGCCTCGGACGGGTACCGCACGTATCACGCGGTCAACGCCAACGACGACGGCGTCTCCCTGGACGAGATGGTGGACTGGCTGATCGCCGCCGGGCACCCGATCCGCCGGTTCGCCGACTACGAGCAGTGGCGCATGCGCTTCGAGGCGGCGCTGCGCGGGCTGCCCGAGGAGCGGCGGCGAGGCTCGCTGCTCCCGCTGCTCCCGGCCTACGCCCGACCGAGCGAACCGCGACCGGCCGGCGCCGTCCCCAACGCCCGCTTCACCGCCGCGCTTGCCGCCGTCGGCGGCGAGCCCGTCCCGTCCATCACACCGGACTACCTCGCCAAGTGTGTCGCCGACCTGCGCGGCCTCGACCTCCTGTGAGGCGGGGCGGCGTCCGGTTCAGCCGCCGGGCAGGAGCACCACACGTCTGCCGTGCAACCGGCCCTGTTCCATCCGCCGATGCATCTCGGCGGCGGCGCTCAGCGGTTGTTGCTCGAGCGTACGGGCCCGGAGTCGGCCGTTCGCCAGGAGGCGGTTGATCGTGCCCGCCGCCTCGGCGAGTTCGCCGGACGTGGCATGCGAGATGACGAAGCCGGCGATCGAACAGTCCTTCATGTAGAGGCGGCGCACCGGCACCACCGGATCGGTGCCGGTCGCCGCCAGGACGACGACCCGGCCGCGCGGGGCGAGCAGCTCGACCGCCTCGGTCAGGTCGTTGCGGCCGGAGCAGTCCAGGTGCACGTCGACTCCGCCGGGGCAGGCGGCGGCGATCAGGTCGAGGAGCTTCGGGTCCCGGTAGTCGAAGGCCGCGTCGGCGCCCAGGGCCCGGCAGTGGTGGAGATCCGCGGCGGCGGCGGTGGCGATCACCCGGGCCCCGGCGTCGACGGCCAGGGTCACCATGGCGCTGCCGACGTTCCCGGCCGCGCCGAGCACCAGGACCGTGTCGCCGGCGGTGACCCGGCCGTGGGTGAACAGGGCCAGATACGCGGTGGCGGCGGGATGTACCACGGCGACCGCCGCCGTCGGGTCGACACCCGCCGGGAGGGGGTAGAGCCGGTCGGCGGCCACCACCGCCTGTTCGGCCGCCGCACCCGGCCGCCCGCCGTGGCCGAGGCTGTTGGCCCACACGAGATCGCCGACAGTGAAGCCCGGCGCACCCGGCCCGGCCGCTGCCACCGTGCCGACCAGGTCGCGGCTGATCACCAGCGGAAACCCGACGGGCGTGCGGAAGACCCCGGAACGAAGCAGGATGTCGACCGGGTTGACGGTGGTGCCGAGGACGTCCACCAGGACATCGGTCGGCCCCGGTGTGGGCGCCGGGAGTTCGCCGTAGCGGATGTTCTCCGCCGGTCCGAGCGAGTCGATGAAGGCTGCGCGCATGTGCTCGAATTCTCCGGTCCGGTCGGGGTGGTTCGGGCTCGCCCGATCTTCGGGCCCGCCCGATGTGGCGGGCCGGCCCGGTGTTCCTGTTCGTCCGGTGTCCGCCCGCGCGCCGTTCCATGCCGAAGCACCGGCGGCCGGGTGTGTGCCGTGGCCGCCTGCGCGCCGGCGGCGCCGGGACCTTCCGCGGGGCCGCCTCGGGAGCGAACGCGTGGGAGTACCGGCGCCGGCGGCGCGGCGGTGGATCGGCCGTACGTCAGGCGATGCTCAGCTTGTGCTCGGCGAGTTCGGTGACCGCGTGTGCGACCGAGGCGAGGGTGGCGTGTCGGTGCCAGCCCGCGAACGATCGTCCGGCGAAGTCCCGGATCCCCACCTGCTCGGCGCGCGGCATGCCCAGGCTTTCCACCCGCCGACTGAGCCGGATCAGGCGCAGCAGCGAGGCGTGGTCGGCGTTGGTCAGATCGGTCAGCCACAGCTCCGCCGGCCATTGTCCGCCGATGCCGCCGACGCCGAGCAACAGGAAGTCCCCGATTCCGCTGCGGGAACGGCGCGTTCCGTCGGGGACGGCCGGCAGTCGGACCCGGACGGTGGCGACGAGTTCGGCGGCCTCGTCGGTGCCGGACGGAATGAGGAACATGCGCTTCCGGCCGACCTTGACGAGCCGTGCGATCCGGCTTGCCTGGAGGGGTTCGTCGCCCCACCCCGGTAAAGCCGGGTCGGCGGGGAGCAGCCAGGTGTCCTCGGCGACTTTGGATATGTGCGACACGCCCGCCGCACTCAGCTTCGAGACGACGCCGATGCCGTCCAGCCGCTCCGCATTCAACACCACCGGACAATCCGGTATTCGATGCCGCATGGCGGTTTCCAGATATGCCCGGACCATCGAATCCTCCGGCGTGTCGTAGCCCGTCTCGGGCCCGGACGGGTCCCGTTCGCCCCGGCCGCGCGGCCTCGTGGGGGGCAGGTGCAGCCGCCAGTTGACCGGGCTCGCCGTGGTGGCGGACACCGCCCACACGCCGACCACCTGCTGCGCGGTCACCGCCTGTCCCCGCTCCCAGGAAAAGGTCCTGGCGACCCCGACGGAGTGGGTACCCGACTTCGGAATGATCATCGGCTGCAACACGCAGGCATGGGGGGACGTGTGCCGGGCGAGATAACGCCCGAGCGCCTCTCGCATCGGCTCCCAGTCCCACGTGGAGTCGTTGATGAAATGGTGCAGTCCCTGGTCGTTGACCTGCTTTCCGAGAAAGGCGGCGATATTCCGAACGGACTTCCGTCCCGGAGCACCGAGCAATCCGCGGAGATACATGACACCTTTACGTCGTTGATCCGCCCTGGGCAGGGAGGCGAAAACAATCGGGGACACCTCGGCGACCAAACGATCGAGGGTCACCTTCCTGGCCGCCTCGGAATCCGGGCCACGGTCGGCGAACTTTGGCAGGCATGCATGATTCGGGCTGCCGTTGGCGAGCGCCATTACCACTCCTGTTGCTGGACGGACAGTTTACTTCCGAAGGAAATCGGCAACGAAAAACGGCAGCCCGAAAGGCACGACGAGGCATGGTTGTGACACGCCGCGCGAGGGCGTCGTCGTCGAGGGCGAGATCGGATGCGAAAGGCGAGAGCGAGGGGCGGAGGTGGGGCGGGGGTGGGATGCACGGAATGCGGGGGGGCGCGACCGCCCGCGACCCGGGGTACGCAGACCCCGGCGGCGCGTCGAGGCAGCCGGGCACCCGGACCGCTGCGGCGGACTGCACGTCAGGCGGGACGGGATCGTCGGGCGGTACGCCGCAGGTACTGCCGCCGGCGGCGTACGAGGGCGCGGGGCGGCGCGCGGACTCGCCCCGGGAGGGCCGGCTAGCGCGTCCGAATTCTTCCGGCGATCATGGCTCGACAACCAATACGGGTCGTTGGGGGAAATAAACCGACGGGTTTCTCGGCCCCGCTGCCACGATCGGGCCCGGCGACCTTTCCGGGTCGTGGAGCCGTCCGCTCGTATTCATTGATCCCCCTTCATCCGGTCGACCGATCGAGGGCCGCACCGGGACTTCCGGCAATGCCGTGGTGCCGCGGACCCGCATCCGCCGCACCCGACCTGCTGCCGTTTTCAGGTCAATGCGGTTCGAATTTAATCGCACGGTCGTTCGCCGGCAAGGTCGAGGCGCGGTCAGACTGGTCATCACCGGGTCAGGCCGGTCAGCGTTGCGGTCGGCTGCGCGCCGATAGTGCACGGCGTGTAATTTTCCCGAAACATACGAGCCGAGAACCCGGAAAGCGGGAATATTGTTGCGCGGACAATACCCGGGTACCGGCCGGTCGGCGGGGGGCGCCGACCGGCTCGGGCCCGCTCAGTCCCGGGGGTCCGCGCGCAGGGACCGCTCGACCAGGTCGGCGGCGGCGCCGGTGTAGCCGGCCGGGTCGCAGAGCCGGGTCAGCTCGGCGGTGTCGAGATGCTCGGCCACTTCGGGCAGGCTCGCGAGGTGGTCGGCGAGCGGGCGGCCCAGCCGGTCGGCCGCCTCGACGGCGCGGGTGAGCAGCGCCGCGGCGGCAGGCTTGCCCAGGTGCGCGGCCAGCACGCCGGCGACCCGTTCGGCGACGATCGCGCCGCCGGTGAGAGCGAGATTGGCGCGCATGCGCTCGGGCCGCACGACCAGGCCCTCGGCCAACTCCACGGCGGTGTGTGCGGCGCCGCCGGTCAGCCGCAGGCACTCGCGCAGCGGTTGCCACTCCGCGTGCCAGGCACCACCCGAGCGCTCGTCCTCGGCGAGCATGCACTGGGTCAACACGGCGGCCTGCGCGGGTACTTGCAGCGCGGCGCTGCGGATCAGCGTGGCCAGTACCGGATTGCGCTTCTGCGGCATGGCCGAGGAGGCACCCCGCCCGGGCACGTGCGGCTCGACCACCTCGCCGACCTCGGTCCGGGTCGACGACTGCACGTCGACCGCGAACTTGCCCAGGGCGCCGGCGGTATGCGCCCAGGCCGCGCCGACGTCGGCGATCGGCGTACGCAGCGCATGCCACGGCAACACCTGTACACACAGGCCGGTTTCCGCGGCGAACGCGGCCACCAGCCGCTCCGGGTCGGCGCCCGCCTCGACGTAGCCGGCCAGGGTGCCGGCCGCACCGCCGAGCGAGACCGGCAGCCCGTTCGACACCGAGGCCACCCGCCGATCGGCGTCCAGGACCAGCCGCCGCCAACCCGCGGCCTTGAGCCCGAACGTGGTCGGCACCGCGTGCAGCGCGAGCGTACGCCCGGCCACCGGCGTGTCGCGGTGGCGCCGGGCGAGGGCGCCCAGGGCCTCGGCCACCCGGGCCAGGTCCGCGCGCAGCAGCGTCGCCGCGCGCCGCGCCACCAGCATCGCGGCGGTGTCGAGGATGTCCTGACTGGTGGAACCCAGATGCACGTGGCGGGCGGCGTGCGGATCGATCGCGGACACCACCCGGGTCAGCGCCCGAACCAGGGCGACGACCGGATTGGCGCTCTCGCGCGCGTCCACCGCCAGGGCCCGCAGGTCGAACCGGTCGGCGTGCGCGGCGGACGTGATCACCTCGGCCGCCGAGGCCGGCACCAGCCCGAGCGCGGCCTGCGCCCGGGCCAACGCGGCCTCGGCGTCCAGCATCGCCTGCAACCACGCCGCGTCGCCGACCGCGGCCTCCACCGGCGTGCCCGCGCGCACCGGCGACAACAACCCGGCGTCCACGTACGAAAGTCGCCCGGCCGCGGCGCCGGTCACACCACGACCTCGATGTGCTCGCCCTCGGTCGCCGCGTCGATCTCGACCCGGCTCGGGCCGAGCGCGAGCACCGCTCGCGCGATCGCGTCCGCGTCGGCGATGGTCACCGAGTCCACGCCGGGCCGGATCCCGGCCGCGGTGACCCAGTGCACCGCCTCGGTGGGCACGCCGTACGCGAAGCGCCTGGGGTGTGCCCGGCCGTGCGCGTCGATCACCCGGTACGGCCGTTCGGTCACCGCCAGCCCACCGGTCTCGTAGTCGTACTCGTCCTCGCCCGAACTCGGGATGCGAAAGGTCGTACACGACTCGGTGTGCAGCAGATGGCGCAGTAGCGGATCCGCGGTGCGCCGCAGGTCGGGTTCCGGCAACCGCGCCTCGATCAGGATCTGCGCCCGCACCGAGGGCCCGGGGACCGTGGTGGAGTCGGCGATGAAGGAGGGGGTGCGGGTGTCGATCCGGATCCGGGTGTCCGGGCCGGTCAATTCGAGCACGCCGGCCTCGATCAACGCGATCATCTGCTCGATCCGTCGTGGTGGCGGGCCGATCGACAGGAACGCGTTCAGGGGGGTGTACCAGCGCTCCAGCTCGTCGCGGTGCGACGCCCCGTCCAGGCCGCCCTGGTCGACCGCCAGGCGGACCTCGTTGCGCAGGTCGCGCAGGACGTCCAGGGCGGCCTTGAACGGCCCGCTGACGTTGCCCTGGCGGGCCTGGCGCACATCCTCGGTGAGATGTGCCAGGAGCCATGTGCGAAACGCGTCCCGGTCGGCGAACTCCCGTCCCCGGAGCGGATCGGCGATCGTGTCCCAGCTCCAGCGATCCGCGAGCGCAATGCCCCGGTCGGCCAGGACGGTGTCACGCTCGGCCGGCCCGGCGGTCAGATACCGCTCGGCGAACTCGCCGCACTCGTCGCCCCGGCCGGCCCGCCGGAGCAGCGTCTCGTAGTAGACCGTCTCCACCTCGCGGGCGATCAGCGGCCACAGGTCCTGCTTGAAGGAGATCGGCGCGCCCCGGCGGGAGCGAGCACGCAGCCCGGCCACGTAGTGCGGGGTCAACAGGCGCGGGAAGTAGCGGCCGTGCGCGCCCTTCTCGTTCTCGCCACGTGCCTGATAGG includes these proteins:
- the car gene encoding carboxylic acid reductase; the encoded protein is MPEHQTHHDLAARVTALRAHDPEFARAIPSSSVADAIAGCDGSLVATIAAAMHGYADRPALARRAERLVRDPDTGRSTLELLPEFEYFGYAEVWRRVVALAGAWAESVEGGLRMGDFVAVVGFTGVDHATIDLACMYLGAVAVPLPTGSPAARLAPIVAETAPRILATDLDAIDVAVETVLRSASIERVVVFDHDARVDAHRGVLRAAADKLAGRAAVVSLAEELRRGEGLPTVPARDDGDPDRLVGLIYTSGSTGTPKGAIYTASMITRMWQNGRGGMTNAGASPDTPLPTIVLHYMPMSHVNGRAWLISGLSSGGIGFFAARGDMSTLFDDIRLSRPTVLSLVPRICDMVHQRYLLEVDRVTRAATEAGADIDVSTAEETARDRIRDGMLGGRIVSALCGSAPLSAAMHTFMARVLGTRIVDCYGSTETTRAVVVDGRVRRPPVLDYRLVDVPELGYFGTDKPHPRGELRLKSVGLVPGYYRQPEVDARTFDADGYYRTGDVFAELAPDHLVYVDRTNNVVKLSQGEFVAISRLEALYATSPHIAQIHIYGSPEQAFLLAVVVPARSGSTPADDDTTRAGILDAMRELARDAGLAAYEIPHDVILEPEPFTVANGLLSGIGKPLRPALLARYGARLERLYADIAAGRAGRFAALRDAGPHAAPLDAVLAAVQVTLGHPASALRPDAGFAELGGDSLSAHTFATVLEQIFDVEVPVQLVLGPTATLTRIADHLGAAREPHPARPTFASIHGRDAVEVRADELSPERFMDAGLLRRPASRPAAAPAGTVLLTGATGYLGAFLAVEWLRRMADTGGRLICPTRAEDDAAARERVVRCLRAASADRPGWFDAVAARHLEVPAADVSAPRLGLDASTWRRLAAETDRIVHAAALVNHVLPYGRLFGPNVVGTAELIELALTGPAKPFTFVSTIAAALEPDGSVLDETVDVRTAAPVRRLDGSDANGYATGKWAGEVLLRAAHERTGLPVTVFRPDMILAHRRLPGVVNLPDRFTRLILSVVATGMAPLSFHHLDADGRRRRAHYSGLPVDFTAAAITALGADASDGYRTYHAVNANDDGVSLDEMVDWLIAAGHPIRRFADYEQWRMRFEAALRGLPEERRRGSLLPLLPAYARPSEPRPAGAVPNARFTAALAAVGGEPVPSITPDYLAKCVADLRGLDLL
- a CDS encoding NADPH:quinone reductase — translated: MRAAFIDSLGPAENIRYGELPAPTPGPTDVLVDVLGTTVNPVDILLRSGVFRTPVGFPLVISRDLVGTVAAAGPGAPGFTVGDLVWANSLGHGGRPGAAAEQAVVAADRLYPLPAGVDPTAAVAVVHPAATAYLALFTHGRVTAGDTVLVLGAAGNVGSAMVTLAVDAGARVIATAAAADLHHCRALGADAAFDYRDPKLLDLIAAACPGGVDVHLDCSGRNDLTEAVELLAPRGRVVVLAATGTDPVVPVRRLYMKDCSIAGFVISHATSGELAEAAGTINRLLANGRLRARTLEQQPLSAAAEMHRRMEQGRLHGRRVVLLPGG
- a CDS encoding IS701 family transposase: MYLRGLLGAPGRKSVRNIAAFLGKQVNDQGLHHFINDSTWDWEPMREALGRYLARHTSPHACVLQPMIIPKSGTHSVGVARTFSWERGQAVTAQQVVGVWAVSATTASPVNWRLHLPPTRPRGRGERDPSGPETGYDTPEDSMVRAYLETAMRHRIPDCPVVLNAERLDGIGVVSKLSAAGVSHISKVAEDTWLLPADPALPGWGDEPLQASRIARLVKVGRKRMFLIPSGTDEAAELVATVRVRLPAVPDGTRRSRSGIGDFLLLGVGGIGGQWPAELWLTDLTNADHASLLRLIRLSRRVESLGMPRAEQVGIRDFAGRSFAGWHRHATLASVAHAVTELAEHKLSIA
- a CDS encoding class-II fumarase/aspartase family protein, whose translation is MTGAAAGRLSYVDAGLLSPVRAGTPVEAAVGDAAWLQAMLDAEAALARAQAALGLVPASAAEVITSAAHADRFDLRALAVDARESANPVVALVRALTRVVSAIDPHAARHVHLGSTSQDILDTAAMLVARRAATLLRADLARVAEALGALARRHRDTPVAGRTLALHAVPTTFGLKAAGWRRLVLDADRRVASVSNGLPVSLGGAAGTLAGYVEAGADPERLVAAFAAETGLCVQVLPWHALRTPIADVGAAWAHTAGALGKFAVDVQSSTRTEVGEVVEPHVPGRGASSAMPQKRNPVLATLIRSAALQVPAQAAVLTQCMLAEDERSGGAWHAEWQPLRECLRLTGGAAHTAVELAEGLVVRPERMRANLALTGGAIVAERVAGVLAAHLGKPAAAALLTRAVEAADRLGRPLADHLASLPEVAEHLDTAELTRLCDPAGYTGAAADLVERSLRADPRD
- a CDS encoding FAD/NAD(P)-binding protein, encoding MNTTPHEIAIIGTGPRGLSVLERLCANERARPTHESLVVHVVDPAAPGAGAVWRMEQSRHLLTNTVASQTTVFSDAASRIDGPIEPGPSLYEWAADLALRHAAGGVEADRYDPATLAEAGRLGPNDYPTRTLCGWYFADCFRRIRDGAPAHVEIREHRSRAVAMADTHGFPGGPQGVRLANGTRLNSLDAVVLAQGHVAARPTPREERTASLARINHLTYLTPTNPADADLDGVAPGRPVLLRGLGLCFFDYLALFTLGRGGRFERVDDRTVYRSSGNEPILYASSRRGLPYQARGENEKGAHGRYFPRLLTPHYVAGLRARSRRGAPISFKQDLWPLIAREVETVYYETLLRRAGRGDECGEFAERYLTAGPAERDTVLADRGIALADRWSWDTIADPLRGREFADRDAFRTWLLAHLTEDVRQARQGNVSGPFKAALDVLRDLRNEVRLAVDQGGLDGASHRDELERWYTPLNAFLSIGPPPRRIEQMIALIEAGVLELTGPDTRIRIDTRTPSFIADSTTVPGPSVRAQILIEARLPEPDLRRTADPLLRHLLHTESCTTFRIPSSGEDEYDYETGGLAVTERPYRVIDAHGRAHPRRFAYGVPTEAVHWVTAAGIRPGVDSVTIADADAIARAVLALGPSRVEIDAATEGEHIEVVV